Genomic DNA from Paenibacillus donghaensis:
GCCTCAAGCCCTCTGCGCAGCAGGATCTCCCTGCCATCCAGCATAAGCTTGCTCTCAATCACCGATTCGGGCAGCACCAGCACTGGTCCGGAGAGGACAAACCGCTGATCTACCTGGATCTGCAGCGGTACCGCACTAGTCACCATTCCATAAGAAAAAGCCACCGGATTCGTGCTTCCCACCGCCCCGAGGCTCGCTTTTTTAATAATATCCAGCATCCTTCTACACCACCTTAATATCGAGGGACATCGTATGCTCCCCTCCATTGATCTTATGGCTGCACGTATCCACCAGAAACAGCTGGGTCTGGAATTCGTCCAGCAGCACATAGATGAAATTGCCCGCCCTGACCCGCAGATCGCCGATCGCCTGTACAGACAGACTGAGTTTCTCGCGGTTATGC
This window encodes:
- a CDS encoding DUF2577 domain-containing protein, with the translated sequence MLDIIKKASLGAVGSTNPVAFSYGMVTSAVPLQIQVDQRFVLSGPVLVLPESVIESKLMLDGREILLRRGLEAGDRVLMVRMQGGQSYVVLDRLVNAI